attgctaTTAACAGCATTTCATAATCAGTCATTTGCCGCGTTACTTCTCATCTCAGCACATTCATTAGCACACTTCTAATGTTAACCATCGCGTCATTTCGTTTCGCAAATTGTCTATGCCTCAAAGTGGAAGGACATAAACGACGTTTGACGTTTTCTCGACGAGTCTAAATGGACGGTATACGCGCTGTAAAAAGCgcaataaagatatttaaaatgtcattCTTATCTGGCAGCAGAATCGTTAGGCGGTGATTGACCGCGTTAATTTTCGGCGCGGCAGCTTGACCGATCGGCTTTATCGCCGGGCTCTCCTCCGCGTCCGCTTCTAACAGCGGACGAGCGTAGAAGCACCCTGTATAACGTACACATTGTGCTCGTGGGCCTTGCACGGTGCGCGGCGGCCATTAACGCTTTTTGCTGGCGGCCGTGCGTGTGTCATTGACGGTGCTTTTATTGGCCGGGCGCATAACTTCCTTTAGCGTCGCTCGTTTATGGGCGAGTAATTGCATGACGATTTTGGTACCGGTGTGTGTACATGCACGGGCGTCGAGGGCGGCAAAGGGGAACGGAAACATGTGGTGCACACCGATGTAATCAGCCCGCGCGAGGGTCCTCTTGATTATCGCGGACCGATATTACCATTAAACCGATTCGAAAAATTTCAAGCTTAAATTGCAAGAATATTAAACTCGAATTATTCGCCGTCCACAAGCGTAATTTCGTAATTCAGAATCCGTAAAGAGGATCGTCGGGCGACGACGATGCCTGGCGTTCCGATGCTTTCCCAACTGAATGAGTCACCTTACTTTACCGTGCGTAGATTTGCGGGGGGAAAAATGTGCGAAAGTGGTCAGGACACGCAACGAcggctttaattttttttttttttttccagcgaAATAGCCGCTGGCGGTGCCGAGCGATGTCGACGTTTCTGTGCGTTGAGAATACTACGCGTTGTGCGTCCAGACGACCGTAAATGAGGGACGTGAGAGTACGTGGGTGTTGTCATTCGTCGGCCGAtcgtaagataaataaatttccatGGGACTCTCGTCGCGCCACGTAGATCGATATGAATAGATGACGAGACGGGATCGATTCGTTCTTGCTGCGTCATCGTCCTTCGGTTCAGCTTGCGCGCGATCTCTGGGTTAAATTATCTCTATTTATCTAGAGGTACGACGGGCAGACTCAAAgacatttttgtaaacaatAGAATATACTTAATTCTTACGGCGGAAATTctacgtttatttaaaatgagtaaatacaattaatatcgAGGTAACTGTCcaacttttgtataattttaaataaaatgattatttattcgccagtgattacaaaagaaaaaaacaatgtaactATTACGTTTGACctgactttaattttaaatgttccgggttttacattttgtttgttGTTTTCAAACTCGATTATATGTAGAGAAAGCAGAAAAGACGAAGTGAGAGAGAAATGAaagaaggaaggaagaaaagCACGTGCTCTATAATCGGAACTTAAATTATGTAGCACATAAAACTGTACGTACCCTCGAAAACCAAATACATCGAAAATGAATTTTGCGAAATCGTAAGCAATGTTTCATCATAAATATGAGTCATCCCTTTAATTGCACAATATTTgcaaagcattaaaaaaaaataaattacataaaattaaaaaatgttttaaaaattgaaaatctagAATTATATTGGTACATTATATCAAATAAgattaagtgtaaaaattaaaatttagcaaCTAGTAAAtgagtaaatatttattccatCGAAAGCATGATATATTTCGCATAAGAGTTTTTTTCTGCAGTAGTACTGCTATAGAACAAATTCTCCGTGCAAATCTTGTGGATCGTAACTAAACGATTGCAGacacaaaaatttgcaaaGAAACAGCAAAAGATTTCCACACGACGAATCCCGAAATCTCCGTACAAATGAGCCACGTTTGGGGAGGGCTTATTTCGGGATCTCCCGGGAATGTGACGCACCCCGTGCCCACGGTTGCATCGGTGACGGGTGTCGTTATTTCGGACGTGGGACCGCGATAGGGACTCCAGCTGGAGCAACCATAACATCGGCCTCGTTATTCGGTGCTAATGACGCTACGCGGCCTGGATTTATGGTGTTGAGAGTTAAGGGGCTCTCGCGATTTCACGCGGGCTTCTCACGAACGTCGGAATGAATACGCCACGTGTAAATCGAGCTTTCGCGGAAGCTTTCGTACGCCCCCGACAAATAGTTACGGATGTGCGaaaaatatcgtaatatatatccgatgaaaatatttgaagagAGAGACAGGAATATAGTgcactatatataaatatatgtatgatgCTCGAGAGATTGgatattattatcttaacCATTATACCTGTGTCCTACAGCTTCAATTTCTATATAGGTATGTATCTGTTATTATGcttgtatatgtgtgtaatgttaataaaaataaaattgattcttTTAATCTCAGTACAGACATTTTCTTAATATCTGATCAAATGATATCTCGAGTAcacaaaataatcaattacatCTATTGcgacaaataaaataacttaaacaTTCTAATTATGTCAttcatttattagaaaaatgcgaAAATGACAGCTTTCACATCTGTAAACTGGAAGTGTGATTAATTCTCTTTCATTCAACGCTCTACATACATGATTTTATCATCGTAGACTGATATATTTCTCGCAACACTCGATGTGTTAAGTGTGTCGTTTAATATTCAATTGGCAATCGCAGAAAGCAATCGCGGGGAAGAGACTGTGAAGACGTTGACGACGATCGTCGGCAGACGATAAGAGAAAACTGTGAGACAGGAATAGATCGTTTATATTGACCAGTACTAGTTCGCGGCGTTGGTTTATGATAGCACTAATGGACTTATTCCGTGCGCGATCATAATGTCGTAAAGAACGCAATGAAAAGGGATAAGATCTAACGTTAACGAATGCCAGGGAGACAGCCGTAACGGAGCGATGGTGACTTACCCGGTGTGTGCGGGTTGTAAATAatcgtaatattattatgcgACACACTTTGTCACGCCTGCATATGCCCGGAGATTGAGAGCGTGTAATTTCGAGAAAATTCTTTCGAATCTGCGTGTACAAATCTTCGAGATTGATACAACGTACTTGATGTGCgtatgattattaaattagaaacttAAATTACATGTGTCAATTGTGTTAATACGtgacattaatatattaatgttaggTTATAATAATTCGACGAGTCGTAAGTCTTgaattttacaaagatttaCGAGGAAGGTgccaattgaaaaaaaatatccgaTGTCACCCACATCGTGCGTGCATTCCTGAAGGCATCCGGTGGGTACATTGCGATGGAATTAACATTCCATCGGTGGAAGGTTCGCGGTTCTCCGTTGAGTTCGTTTAACGACGGCCGTAACACGATACTAATATGTCGCCGAGCCACGAAGTCGGGCGGTGTCTTTGAGGGCTTTGgcgtaataaattaatctattaGCGCCGCGGTCGCGCCCGCGTTCCTACGGAGAAATAAAGGACACGGAGGCGGGACTGGGGGCCCCCGAGCGGTTCGTCGTAATCCCCAATTAGGCCCAAATTGATTATCCCGAATTAATGCGGTCGACATTGCTTGAGCAGGCTTCGTAATGCACCGAGTCGAAAAAAGTAAGGAGTCCGATCTCCGTTCCTGCCCGTTTCCACGGCGGACCGCCATTTTTCTCGTCGATACGCAGGCTCGTTTCTCACATTAGAAACGAAAAACGCACCACCAAACGCGACTCTAAATGCTGCGCCTGAAAAACTATTCAGCCGACGGTGTCAGAGGTGCAACGGACGGCATTTCTCACTTCGACGAATCCATCTATTCCGTTATCACAAGTATCGATAATTAACCATCCGCCATCGAATAATTAATCAGTGCGCACGCAGGTGGAAATTGAATGGATTGCGAGAAACGCGTATTCGCGagattctattttattacacgCGGATgtcgatatattttaattgccgGACGAGCAAGTTCTCTCCTTTCGCCCCTGAGGGTTGCAGGAGTCAACCGACGTCGCTAAACTTTTGTcgataaatctaaatttatactCGTATTCATCGAGACTTTCACTGTTTATTTATTGCTGCGTATATCACCGACTGTCCTACGTAATGATTGACTAttcttgtaaattaaaaaatctgtttggAAACGCTGAAGTTATATCACCTCGATTGGGATATCTTgtgcgttttaattaaatttaatatttgtattcgGAAAATTCGGACATTCAAAAttcgtattattatttatatgattttaattacaatcgagtacaattttttaattactaatatatattCGCTTAAAGgcaatgttattaatattcatatatttgagTCAATGtttagtcaatttttttttcaaatacacggaaaaaaatatttagttggATCAATCAGAAATCTGGATATATTAACCAGATCGTCTGGTAAAATATGGACGATCCATACTTTTGTTTAAGTTAATCAGACAAATTTGGTAACGCGTTTCTGATAAAGACAACCAGACAAGTTTGGTGACTCATATTATGGTTTAAGTAACCAAATAAATCTGGTTGAATTCTGGTGAAAATGACTACATTGTTAGTTGTAATATGATGgtaatatcttataaatataactagACTTCTGATTAAAGAAACAAGTATAGTGTAGTTCATTTATCCAAagtacaaataacaaaatgttttctagcaattataaagaatatttattttatactttcttttacaataacaaaataataattacaataattatatattatacatatatataacttataagtTTACAAGGCAAATTTAGTTGCTACTAACAAATTGCCGCTCAATGGCAAACGTGCTACTATCGCAGGAAAAGGGTTAAACAAATGAGATATATTTACAGCGGTTAAGCCTACGGCATCCTGAACTTCGAAACCATGTAGGTTTTCATTAAATCCTAtggtatacatattttgacaTACTAAACACAAATCATCGCTTTcattgcataaaattttttgtataatgcCAAATTGGGGAAGATCatctaaaatatcaataactacACAGAGATTAGGTTTGTATATTATACCTCTATGCTGAACCCAAGTAGTTTCCATGCATTTTCCAGTGAAAGTAGGGGATaaagaacttttaattaattgatattcgTCAATTAGAAAAATGGGACCAATAAAAACAATAGGTCCCATTTTCTGATTTTCACATAATATAGTGTTAGATAAAAACCTGTGACATAAATTGAGCTGTTCTTTTACGATTAATGTATGAGTAATATTTTTGCGAGAACAAGTTGCATTTGCAGCAAGTTTAAGTAGACGATTTTTAGATTCAAACCGCATAACACTTAAATGAGATAAAGGTCCGCTTTTTTTCATTACTGTTTTATAATGAGTTAAATTGTGATGTTTACATTTAAGATTGTCACAGAAAAGAGACATATATTTTTCGTTATGTTCTGCAACTAATACTTCTAGTAATTCAGCACATTCTTTCTGAAGGTATTTAGCATTAACAATGTCATGTATCTTGCGTAAACTCAAAAAATATTGCCATACATCATCATGAGGTACATCCTCGCCaacaagaaaaggaaaaagaagtaaaaaattactcATTTCACTtgctgaaaattttaaatccttttttcttatttcgttATCAGTTATAAGAGGTGGCttgtttgttatattattggaGCCATAATCAAATGCTTTAAGTCGTTCATTTAGACaggataaagaaatttttttggttTGAATTATATAGTGATACAAAATGTGAGCCATCCCATATTTATAGACACCTTCATCGAGATCATGCATCTTGTCTACCATGGCATTAGAAGTTACATGAAAGTAATCAATTTTGTTCCATATACTATTTTGTTTGATGCCACtatctttaaaacttttagtttttatgtcatcattataattaatttcagttcttaaaagattttctttttcaataacaCACGAATGAGCTTCATTTTGTGACATTTTGCACAAACGACAATAGTATGTGGCATTGAATCCTTCAGCAAAATCTAATGCGGAATTTAATCCCAAATTGTCCCCCAAAATAAGGCCTAAAGcaaaaaatacttgaataaaaCCAGTCTTTGTTGGAATATATAAACCTTTTCTCtgtaaatcatttatttcatcAACGAGAATACCAAAGATACTGCtattttgaaattgatttCTATCCGCCGAATGAAAAAGTAAGGCaaggaaaatgttatttagttGAGAAGAAACCTGAGGAGGCATACAAggtatagaataaaaaacagCACCAAGCTTTTGAATAGTAGCATGAGAACCGAGAGGGTTATTTACCTCAAAATcgtcaaaaaaaagaaaaagagggatAACAATTTTATCCTTATAATACAGTTGCTTTTTTCTTTGCCATATTTCaccttgaataaaatttgataacaattcTTTCTCATTCTCTAAACTTTCCATGTAGTTAAGAATAGTATCCAATACTCCCGAAAGAGATAATAACTGTTGTAAGACTgcttttatagatataaatttagcTTTGACATCGCacatttcttttctaataCAACCATTAATAAGTTTCTCATCAAAGCGACTTCCAACAACATAATCTGTCGCctgtataaaatgtttagtagaaaacaaatttttaaatctttggtATTCTGTTTCCATAGACATAAATGGTTTTGTAAGAATATTTAGTCCtttctttattctaattaatacattttcatcGACAGACACATTCTTCAAGTCATTCATAATGGAAGGTATCACAAATGATGATATATTATTGAGAAGATCATGCATCTCATCCactattatttgaataatattccGTGGAAGGCCTGGAGTGGCATACAGCTTACTAATAAAAGACATGACAAAATCTTGTACCGAAGTACTTGTAGCTAATTCAAATGATTTGGTATTGTCATCAATCAAAGATACTGCATCATCAATCACATCTTGATTGTTAATTGCAGCGGCCATATTCTGATCGTCGCAATCAGGCACGGTACCGTTGTTAATATTACTCTCTTCGTTTGATTTGTAATTAGAATGTAGTACAGAGGGTACTTTGTGAAATGATATCAAATGTCTGCGGAAAGTACGCCATCCTTTAAAATCtcgataacattttttttctggacACATAatcttttcattaatattccATTGATGACATATTTGAATGTGAAGATACAATGCCTTAACAGATGCAAATGCATTATACTTACAATCTTTGACAATACATCGAACCATGGTGACAATCACAGCAATAAATGTatgctttaaataaactacagttataaaattaaatttattggttataaccaaattataaaaacaaaaatattgcagCAGCTATTTtgggaatatttttaaatatttaaatttaaaataatcttattttagaaaataatataactaatataaGTATAGTTCAACaaagttaatgaaataaaacttaaaaaaatcagtaGCTGAAAATCATAATACGTTTACTACTAGttacaacataaaaaaacttcTTACTTTTCGGAAAAAGCTTTCAACTGTTTACTTACTTGAGGTATAACTTTATCCCACTGAGTATGTAATTCATATAAtgcaaattgcaaaaaataccAAATATTTTCACATTGAGGAGAATATTCAGCGTGTAAAGCATGCACGCACTTAAAGCATACATCTATTGCCGTGCGAATATCATCGaatctgtaataatttttgtctatTACGACGTAAAAGTCCTTGCATAATGATAAAGTTGAGCCTACAGCAACAACAAGCGGTTGAACTTTTGTTTTCAAAGCTTGGGCTCTGCATCTAACTCTTTCTAAACTCGGCTCCAAATCATTCATTACCTACATAgtagaaaaaactttatgaaaGGACTGAtacaaacattaatttacatacgaaaaaaattgtcattgctagttgaattaataaattattaataactaacTTTAACATGAAGAATAAATCCATCTATCATTTCCTGAGTACTTGGCTTCCACTTTTTTCTATTTGCTAGTGGTACAGGTACTGGAGTAAATAGATGTCCTAAGTTTAGCATAAGGCACAAATCAGAATCtcctaaaaatagaaattactttttaaaaaaatcaatatcatTTGTATTGCAATACAGAGTTAATGTATATTCTTCATTAAACATatagaaagaattttatgcaaaaaatatatattaatgtgtgTAAATGTCACATTAATGTTTTCATGGCACTTTTTACTAttgaaattattctatttgaCGGACAATACCTTCAATAGATAATAACAGTGAAACTTTCCTTGTGAATTCTCCCCACCTACTCCACATTCGTGTGTCGTACTcaggatataattttttaaagtctgATAGAAGCTAAAAagtttacaacaaaaaaaatgattttttatcattcattaaacatttttatattttggaagatttatgcaaatgtATCGGACACTTACTAACTGGAAGCCAGTTGCTAACTGAAGAGCACTATATTCAGTTATATAATCATACACACTACTTGTTCCCTGTCGTAGCTGCGCCAATCTAACATCACGAGTAGCAtcccatttttcttttacttcttcGTATGGTTCTTTATGAGTACGAAGCCACTCAAGCATTCCACTCAAATCATCATTTAAAGTTAcaactgtaaaataataaattgctcatactttacataataatagcaattttttgaaaatatataatttaaaagattttaaatatatatatatatatattttattaatttattttattttattttatgaagaaTCTAACCTGGTTCATTGTTTGtcgaatttgaaattttttgtcttAAACCACTTTTACGTAgttcttttacataatttgtatatttatcgTACAATTTGCCTTTGGCATTTACTTTCTTGTCAGAATGCTTTTTATAAGGAATATAATATGTCTcctgtacaaaaaatatgataaaaaaggcgtaatataaaaaaagaatataaggattataagatataaggagatataagaaatattatatatatatatatatatatatatatatatatatatatatcttatgtctccttattatacatatagaaaGCCATATTACTAACTTGAATTTCTCCTGGAATAGCGTCCTGTATTTGCAAGGCTAATTCTTGCCATCGTCTATGACTTActctaataaatacatatatcgtattattattaacaattatttaaaaagcacattaaataaatgaattgtATCTGTTAAGATAAGTATAAAGTACAAACAGgtcaaaaattctaatataagcAATCGAATATCTCGTAAACGAAGTAAAgtgttttaaaacataaagttTAAGACAAAAGTATCATAATCAtctcttaatatataataagtaataaagatagcAAACGCACCCTAAAGTTCAATTTACCTTTTGTTCTCGTTTTCTTTTaactcatttttaataatggcTAAACACAGTTTGCTTCTTGCTGCGTCCTTTTGTTTATAACTACAAGTActatttaaaacagttttgGCAGCTTTTGCATCTAA
This genomic stretch from Monomorium pharaonis isolate MP-MQ-018 chromosome 4, ASM1337386v2, whole genome shotgun sequence harbors:
- the LOC118645240 gene encoding uncharacterized protein LOC118645240 isoform X1, translating into MDDKTCDLLREWGFEDYIDIFKANEIDYTALKIMKPSDFQTIIPKIGPRIKFCDKLDHYKADLLTQVLTVFLQLISSQASSLINDISTENDSLNPPIVISDNNDVYDTDNTVIKETVLNVITLNEEGGEQTEEIHSTTNVITQLCDTDLDAKAAKTVLNSTCSYKQKDAARSKLCLAIIKNELKENENKRVSHRRWQELALQIQDAIPGEIQETYYIPYKKHSDKKVNAKGKLYDKYTNYVKELRKSGLRQKISNSTNNEPVVTLNDDLSGMLEWLRTHKEPYEEVKEKWDATRDVRLAQLRQGTSSVYDYITEYSALQLATGFQLLLSDFKKLYPEYDTRMWSRWGEFTRKVSLLLSIEGDSDLCLMLNLGHLFTPVPVPLANRKKWKPSTQEMIDGFILHVKVMNDLEPSLERVRCRAQALKTKVQPLVVAVGSTLSLCKDFYVVIDKNYYRFDDIRTAIDVCFKCVHALHAEYSPQCENIWYFLQFALYELHTQWDKVIPQVSKQLKAFSEK
- the LOC118645240 gene encoding uncharacterized protein LOC118645240 isoform X2; this translates as MDDKTCDLLREWGFEDYIDIFKANEIDYTALKIMKPSDFQTIIPKIGPRIKFCDKLDHYKADLLTQQLISSQASSLINDISTENDSLNPPIVISDNNDVYDTDNTVIKETVLNVITLNEEGGEQTEEIHSTTNVITQLCDTDLDAKAAKTVLNSTCSYKQKDAARSKLCLAIIKNELKENENKRVSHRRWQELALQIQDAIPGEIQETYYIPYKKHSDKKVNAKGKLYDKYTNYVKELRKSGLRQKISNSTNNEPVVTLNDDLSGMLEWLRTHKEPYEEVKEKWDATRDVRLAQLRQGTSSVYDYITEYSALQLATGFQLLLSDFKKLYPEYDTRMWSRWGEFTRKVSLLLSIEGDSDLCLMLNLGHLFTPVPVPLANRKKWKPSTQEMIDGFILHVKVMNDLEPSLERVRCRAQALKTKVQPLVVAVGSTLSLCKDFYVVIDKNYYRFDDIRTAIDVCFKCVHALHAEYSPQCENIWYFLQFALYELHTQWDKVIPQVSKQLKAFSEK